From Cellulomonas fimi ATCC 484, a single genomic window includes:
- the purL gene encoding phosphoribosylformylglycinamidine synthase subunit PurL, with protein MTTASSRPARTAPTTDTVEHAAATPDQEQPYAELGLKPEEYQRIRDILGRRPTAAELAMYSVMWSEHCSYKSSKTHLRQFGDKTTPAMKEHLLVGIGENAGVVDIGDGWAVTFKVESHNHPSYVEPYQGAATGVGGIVRDIISMGARPVAVMDQLRFGAVDHPDTARVVHGVVAGVGGYGNSLGLPNIGGELVFDASYQGNPLVNALCLGVLRHEDIHLANASGAGNKVVLFGARTGGDGIGGASILASETFDDTKPSKRPSVQVGDPFMEKVLIECCLELYAAQVVEGIQDLGAAGISCATSELASNGDGGMHVDLENVLLRDPTLTAGEILMSESQERMMAVVAPEKLDAFLAITGKWDVETAVIGEVTGTGRLTIDHHGQRIVDVDPKTVAHEGPVYDRPFARPAWQDALNADSVADESRFARPATAAELRQTVLRLLASPNLADKSWVTDQYDRFVQGNTALAQPDDSGVIRVDETTGLGVALATDANGRYGKLDPYTGAQLALAEAYRNVATTGARPLAVTDCLNFGSPEHPDSMWQLVEAIRGLADACQVLEVPVTGGNVSLYNGTGEPGKIDSAIHPTPVVGVLGVLDDVATATRSGWTTPGQAVYLLGTTRAELDGSAWADVVHGHLGGLPPRVDLDAERRLATVLAHAGRDHLVDAAHDLSEGGLAQALVESSLRYGVGVQVSLDALCARDGVTPFEALFSESTARALVAVPRSEEVRFADLCTARGVPALRLGETSEAVVDAAAGADAEPVAAVEVAGLFTLPLDEAREAWSATLPRHFA; from the coding sequence ATGACCACCGCATCCTCGCGACCCGCGCGCACCGCCCCCACGACCGACACCGTCGAGCACGCCGCGGCGACGCCCGACCAGGAGCAGCCGTACGCCGAGCTCGGGCTCAAGCCCGAGGAGTACCAGCGGATCCGCGACATCCTCGGCCGGCGCCCCACGGCCGCCGAGCTCGCGATGTACTCCGTCATGTGGTCCGAGCACTGCTCGTACAAGTCCTCGAAGACGCACCTGCGCCAGTTCGGCGACAAGACCACGCCGGCGATGAAGGAGCACCTGCTCGTCGGCATCGGCGAGAACGCGGGCGTGGTCGACATCGGCGACGGCTGGGCGGTGACGTTCAAGGTCGAGAGCCACAACCACCCGTCGTACGTCGAGCCGTACCAGGGTGCGGCGACGGGCGTCGGCGGCATCGTCCGCGACATCATCTCGATGGGCGCGCGCCCCGTCGCGGTCATGGACCAGCTGCGGTTCGGCGCGGTCGACCACCCGGACACCGCGCGCGTCGTGCACGGCGTCGTCGCGGGCGTCGGCGGCTACGGCAACTCCCTCGGCCTGCCGAACATCGGCGGCGAGCTCGTCTTCGACGCCTCCTACCAGGGCAACCCGCTCGTCAACGCGCTGTGCCTCGGGGTGCTGCGGCACGAGGACATCCACCTCGCCAACGCGTCGGGCGCGGGCAACAAGGTCGTGCTGTTCGGCGCGCGCACCGGCGGCGACGGCATCGGCGGCGCGTCGATCCTCGCGTCGGAGACGTTCGACGACACCAAGCCGTCGAAGCGCCCGAGCGTCCAGGTCGGCGACCCGTTCATGGAGAAGGTCCTCATCGAGTGCTGCCTCGAGCTCTACGCGGCGCAGGTCGTCGAGGGCATCCAGGACCTGGGCGCGGCCGGCATCTCGTGCGCGACGAGCGAGCTCGCGTCCAACGGTGACGGCGGCATGCACGTCGACCTCGAGAACGTGCTGCTGCGCGACCCCACGCTGACCGCCGGCGAGATCCTCATGTCGGAGTCGCAGGAGCGCATGATGGCGGTCGTCGCTCCCGAGAAGCTCGACGCGTTCCTCGCGATCACGGGGAAGTGGGACGTCGAGACGGCGGTGATCGGCGAGGTCACGGGCACGGGCCGCCTGACGATCGACCACCACGGCCAGCGCATCGTCGACGTCGACCCGAAGACGGTCGCGCACGAGGGCCCGGTCTACGACCGCCCGTTCGCCCGCCCGGCGTGGCAGGACGCCCTCAACGCCGACTCCGTCGCCGACGAGTCGCGGTTCGCCCGCCCGGCGACCGCCGCCGAGCTCCGCCAGACGGTGCTCCGGCTGCTCGCGAGCCCGAACCTCGCGGACAAGTCGTGGGTGACGGACCAGTACGACCGCTTCGTGCAGGGCAACACCGCGCTCGCGCAGCCCGACGACTCGGGCGTGATCCGCGTCGACGAGACGACCGGCCTGGGCGTCGCCCTCGCGACCGACGCGAACGGCCGCTACGGCAAGCTCGACCCGTACACGGGGGCGCAGCTCGCGCTCGCGGAGGCGTACCGCAACGTCGCGACGACGGGCGCACGCCCGCTCGCGGTCACGGACTGCCTGAACTTCGGCAGCCCCGAGCACCCCGACTCGATGTGGCAGCTCGTCGAGGCGATCCGCGGGCTCGCGGACGCGTGCCAGGTGCTCGAGGTGCCGGTCACGGGCGGCAACGTGTCGCTGTACAACGGCACGGGCGAGCCCGGCAAGATCGACTCGGCGATCCACCCGACGCCCGTCGTGGGTGTGCTGGGCGTGCTCGACGACGTCGCGACCGCGACCCGTTCGGGCTGGACGACCCCGGGCCAGGCGGTCTACCTGCTCGGCACCACGCGCGCGGAGCTCGACGGCTCGGCGTGGGCCGACGTCGTGCACGGCCACCTCGGCGGGCTGCCGCCGCGCGTGGACCTCGACGCGGAGCGTCGCCTCGCGACGGTCCTCGCGCACGCGGGCCGCGACCACCTGGTCGACGCCGCGCACGACCTCTCGGAGGGCGGCCTCGCGCAGGCGCTCGTCGAGTCGTCGCTGCGGTACGGCGTGGGTGTCCAGGTCTCGCTCGACGCGCTGTGCGCGCGGGACGGCGTGACGCCGTTCGAGGCGCTGTTCTCGGAGTCGACGGCGCGGGCGCTGGTCGCGGTGCCGCGCTCGGAGGAGGTCCGGTTCGCGGACCTGTGCACGGCGCGCGGCGTCCCGGCGCTGCGGCTGGGCGAGACGTCGGAGGCCGTGGTCGACGCGGCGGCGGGTGCGGACGCCGAGCCGGTCGCAGCCGTCGAGGTGGCGGGCCTGTTCACGCTCCCGCTCGACGAGGCCCGCGAGGCCTGGTCGGCGACGCTTCCGCGCCACTTCGCCTGA
- a CDS encoding trypsin-like serine peptidase has product MPASKKKPADLGGAGLYPPHLEDLPGSETRDAGARVAYAEVLRSICGATDDSQDVEQYDGTLGVTVGFVNAHERPVVQVQWNDNLAATFTNPGNVSGVRWGTGTLIGPDLVLTCGHLFDPDPNGWTIPRQNGTSTPLSPQQAATAMHVNLNFQEDSTGTLQAEQSFAITQLVEYRLGGLDMALFRVAGSPGNTFGWSEFGTTNAAVGDMLAIIGHPAGLPKRVEAGPATQVSGSTIRYADIDTLGGNSGSGILHSPSGRVVGVHTNGGCTATGGSNSGVAIAAIVAASPTLQGLTPSSSTGLGLDLSTPLAADVGGTFLAADTAAASDTGIQDVIGTPIAQDLATTIAADTATPKIQDLVGTPLSQDLGTAHAADTIGTARIQDHIGTPLTLDVATPVHRDNLTSLAHDTHVALDAGTPVAIDSGAADQPGTVTAADVGIWPPGGTVVNPVNPGLTGGLVGGQRPFVQAGPYISLGQDDTAETVLGAVLAELEALIATQAQALASLQALYATLAGDADLTGPV; this is encoded by the coding sequence ATGCCTGCATCGAAGAAGAAGCCGGCGGACCTGGGCGGCGCGGGGCTGTACCCGCCGCACCTGGAGGACCTGCCCGGCAGCGAGACGAGGGACGCCGGCGCGCGCGTCGCGTACGCGGAGGTCCTGCGTTCGATCTGCGGGGCCACGGACGACTCGCAGGACGTCGAGCAGTACGACGGCACGCTGGGCGTGACGGTCGGCTTCGTGAACGCGCACGAGCGGCCCGTCGTGCAGGTGCAGTGGAACGACAACCTGGCCGCGACGTTCACGAACCCGGGCAACGTGAGCGGCGTGCGGTGGGGGACCGGCACGCTCATCGGCCCCGACCTGGTGCTGACGTGCGGCCACCTGTTCGACCCGGACCCGAACGGCTGGACGATCCCGCGGCAGAACGGCACGAGCACGCCGCTGTCGCCGCAGCAGGCCGCGACCGCGATGCACGTGAACCTCAACTTCCAGGAGGACTCGACGGGCACGCTGCAGGCGGAGCAAAGCTTCGCGATCACGCAGCTCGTGGAGTACCGCCTGGGCGGGCTCGACATGGCCCTGTTCCGCGTCGCGGGCAGCCCCGGCAACACGTTCGGCTGGTCGGAGTTCGGCACGACGAACGCGGCCGTCGGCGACATGCTCGCGATCATCGGGCACCCCGCGGGCCTGCCGAAGCGGGTCGAGGCCGGCCCGGCGACGCAGGTCTCCGGCTCGACGATCCGCTACGCCGACATCGACACCCTCGGCGGCAACTCGGGGTCCGGCATCCTGCACAGCCCGTCGGGGCGCGTGGTCGGGGTGCACACCAACGGCGGCTGCACCGCGACGGGTGGCAGCAACTCGGGCGTCGCGATCGCCGCGATCGTGGCGGCGTCACCGACGCTGCAGGGCCTGACGCCGAGCTCCAGCACGGGCCTGGGCCTCGACCTGTCGACGCCGCTCGCGGCCGACGTCGGCGGCACGTTCCTCGCTGCCGACACCGCTGCGGCGTCCGACACGGGCATCCAGGACGTGATCGGCACGCCGATCGCGCAGGACCTCGCGACGACGATCGCGGCCGACACGGCGACGCCGAAGATCCAGGACCTCGTCGGCACGCCGCTGTCGCAGGACCTCGGGACGGCGCACGCCGCCGACACGATCGGCACCGCGAGGATCCAGGACCACATCGGCACGCCCCTCACGCTGGACGTCGCCACCCCGGTGCACCGTGACAACCTCACGTCGCTCGCCCACGACACGCACGTGGCGCTCGACGCCGGCACGCCGGTCGCGATCGACTCGGGTGCGGCGGACCAGCCGGGCACCGTCACCGCGGCGGACGTCGGCATCTGGCCGCCGGGAGGCACGGTCGTGAACCCGGTGAACCCGGGCCTCACGGGCGGGCTGGTCGGGGGGCAGCGCCCGTTCGTGCAGGCGGGGCCCTACATCTCGCTCGGTCAGGACGACACCGCGGAGACGGTCCTCGGAGCGGTCCTCGCCGAGCTCGAGGCCCTCATCGCGACCCAGGCGCAGGCCCTCGCGTCCCTCCAGGCCCTGTACGCGACGCTCGCGGGCGACGCGGACCTCACCGGCCCGGTCTGA
- the rsgA gene encoding ribosome small subunit-dependent GTPase A — translation MTSEQPLPDGAVRVVRADRGAVLVLPAHALDAHPPDGPVPAPAGRPGTDDPAPGAAPGADAGHEPRRVVLDRDGLFAAADGRTPPTVGDWLLLDETPDGPRAATLLPRRTALVRDTAGETSRTQALAANVDVVLVVEHLDPDPDLGRVERLLTLAWRSGARPVVVLTKADLVPDPDGMASDVAAVALAVDVHAVSAQDGRGLDDLRRDVVTPGSTLVVVGPSGAGKSTLVNALAGRPVMDVGERRADGKGRHTTTHRELVPLADGAVLVDTPGIRTVGVVADTDALETTFADVADLARQCRFGDCRHEREPGCAVRAAVESGDLPARRLDSWRRLEREAAYQARRSDARLAAEERARWKKITKEYQRGMRGPGRPRS, via the coding sequence GTGACGAGCGAGCAGCCTCTCCCCGACGGGGCCGTGCGGGTGGTCCGCGCCGACCGCGGCGCGGTCCTCGTGCTGCCCGCGCACGCCCTGGACGCGCACCCGCCGGACGGGCCGGTGCCCGCCCCGGCAGGGCGCCCCGGCACGGACGACCCGGCCCCCGGCGCGGCACCGGGAGCGGACGCCGGCCACGAGCCGCGCCGCGTGGTCCTCGACCGTGACGGCCTCTTCGCCGCCGCCGACGGACGCACCCCGCCGACGGTCGGCGACTGGCTCCTGCTCGACGAGACGCCCGACGGCCCGCGCGCCGCGACCCTGCTGCCCCGCCGCACCGCGCTCGTGCGCGACACCGCGGGGGAGACGTCCCGCACCCAGGCGCTCGCGGCGAACGTCGACGTCGTCCTCGTCGTCGAGCACCTCGACCCCGACCCGGACCTGGGACGGGTGGAGCGGCTGCTGACGCTCGCGTGGAGGTCGGGCGCCCGCCCGGTCGTCGTGCTGACCAAGGCGGACCTCGTGCCCGACCCCGACGGCATGGCGTCCGACGTCGCGGCGGTCGCGCTCGCGGTCGACGTGCACGCGGTCTCGGCGCAGGACGGGCGCGGCCTGGACGACCTCCGGCGGGACGTGGTGACCCCGGGCAGCACGCTCGTCGTCGTGGGGCCGTCCGGCGCGGGCAAGTCGACGCTGGTCAACGCGCTCGCGGGCCGCCCGGTGATGGACGTGGGCGAGCGCCGGGCGGACGGCAAGGGGCGGCACACGACGACGCACCGCGAGCTGGTTCCGCTCGCGGACGGCGCGGTGCTGGTCGACACCCCGGGGATCCGGACGGTGGGCGTCGTGGCCGACACCGACGCGCTGGAGACGACCTTCGCGGACGTCGCGGACCTCGCGCGGCAGTGCCGGTTCGGCGACTGCCGGCACGAGCGGGAGCCGGGGTGCGCGGTGCGGGCGGCCGTCGAGTCGGGCGACCTGCCGGCCCGGCGGCTGGACTCGTGGCGGCGCCTGGAGCGCGAGGCGGCCTACCAGGCACGGCGCAGCGACGCGCGGCTGGCCGCGGAGGAGCGCGCACGCTGGAAGAAGATCACCAAGGAGTACCAGCGGGGGATGCGCGGGCCGGGGCGTCCGCGGAGCTGA
- a CDS encoding MvdC/MvdD family ATP grasp protein produces the protein MIGIVSHAGDLHTQAVAGHLDRRGAGHRLLDTSRVPTAAALTSRQRPDGTWTGTWSDADGDLDLADVRAVWWRRPQPFVLHDEVTRPHDRGFAHGECAAMVAGLWSCMDARWVNDPDRDEAASRKMWQLQLAARAGLRVPRTCMTNDPDEARAFVAAEPDGVVYKSFSATPRTWRETRRVRAQDVGTIDAVRFAPVIFQELVPGGRDVRATVVDGRVFAAEIRAGESAYELDFRIDTTHAPITEHRLPPPVEERLVALVRRLGLRYGAADFRVGPDGEHVFLEVNPAGQWLFVELATGQPISAALADLLVRLDADGPVREAAGPRARSVA, from the coding sequence GTGATCGGCATCGTCTCCCACGCGGGCGACCTGCACACGCAGGCGGTGGCCGGGCACCTCGACCGACGGGGTGCCGGCCACCGGCTGCTCGACACGTCACGGGTCCCGACGGCAGCGGCGCTCACGTCGCGGCAGCGGCCCGACGGCACGTGGACGGGCACGTGGTCGGACGCGGACGGCGACCTCGACCTCGCGGACGTGCGCGCGGTGTGGTGGCGGCGGCCGCAGCCGTTCGTGCTGCACGACGAGGTCACGCGCCCGCACGACCGCGGGTTCGCGCACGGCGAGTGCGCGGCGATGGTCGCGGGCCTGTGGTCCTGCATGGACGCGCGGTGGGTCAACGACCCGGACCGTGACGAGGCCGCCTCCCGCAAGATGTGGCAGCTGCAGCTCGCGGCCCGCGCCGGCCTGCGGGTGCCGCGCACGTGCATGACGAACGACCCCGACGAGGCGCGCGCGTTCGTGGCGGCCGAGCCGGACGGCGTCGTCTACAAGTCGTTCTCGGCGACGCCCCGCACGTGGCGCGAGACCCGCCGGGTGCGCGCGCAGGACGTCGGGACGATCGACGCGGTCCGCTTCGCACCGGTGATCTTCCAGGAGCTCGTGCCGGGCGGCCGCGACGTGCGCGCGACGGTCGTCGACGGCCGGGTGTTCGCGGCGGAGATCCGGGCGGGCGAGTCGGCGTACGAGCTGGACTTCCGGATCGACACGACGCACGCGCCGATCACGGAGCACCGCCTGCCGCCGCCGGTCGAGGAGCGCCTCGTCGCGCTCGTGCGCCGGCTGGGCCTGCGCTACGGGGCGGCCGACTTCCGCGTCGGCCCGGACGGTGAGCACGTGTTCCTCGAGGTCAACCCGGCGGGCCAGTGGCTGTTCGTGGAGCTCGCGACGGGGCAGCCGATCTCGGCGGCGCTCGCGGACCTCCTCGTCCGTCTCGACGCCGACGGTCCCGTCCGCGAGGCGGCCGGGCCACGGGCCCGGTCGGTCGCGTGA